In a single window of the Chaetodon trifascialis isolate fChaTrf1 chromosome 19, fChaTrf1.hap1, whole genome shotgun sequence genome:
- the LOC139347759 gene encoding splicing factor 3B subunit 4 isoform X1, whose amino-acid sequence MDADTEEKMTETSKTSKDESEKSIMDKSARGRGFKGRGRGGRMSRGGMRGGRGMMKGFGPHGHGRGRPKDGPMNGFAPMRGMRRMRPYPDVRGHRGRGGPMGMGPPPPPPPPMHLRGPFPPMPRHGPPPPPPPGHPGFRGRSPHPRGRGMPPPGPPRHFHPRGPRGYHNGPVSPPPHPPPGRGQRWPGPPGGRRF is encoded by the exons ATGGATGcagacacagaagaaaagatgaCAGAAACTTCAAAAACCTCCAAGGATGAATCTGAGAAATCCATAATGGACAAGAGCGCTAG GGGTCGTGGGTTTAAAGGCCGTGGTCGAGGGGGTCGGATGAGTAGAGGCGGTATGCGTGGAGGGCGGGGCATGATGAAAGGGTTTGGCCCACACGGACATGGGAGGGGTCGACCGAAAGATGGACCCATGAATGGATTTGCACCCATGAG AGGAATGAGGAGGATGCGACCGTACCCAGACGTAAGAGGTCATCGAGGCAGGGGCGGACCGATGGGGATgggccctcctcctcccccaccacctcccATGCACCTCAGAGGCCCCTTCCCCCCTATGCCCAG gCACggaccccctccaccccctcctccaggTCATCCTGGTTTCAGAGGACGTTCACCACACCCTCGAGGCCGTGGCATGCCACCCCCTGGACCTCCACGCCACTTCCACCCCCGCGGCCCGAGAGG CTACCACAATGGACCGGTCTCTCCTCCGCCTCACCCTCCACCTGGCAGAGGCCAGAGGTGGCCAGGGCCCCCTGGTGGCCGACGCTTTTAA
- the LOC139348128 gene encoding flap endonuclease GEN homolog 1 — MGVHDLWSIVEPVCESVPVYSLGGKTLAVDLSLWVCEAQHVQAMMGRVTKPHLRNLFFRVSSLTLMGVKLVFVMEGEAPKLKAETMRTRTETRYGGFKKASAPKSTTSTNRGRFKAVLRECAEMLDYLGVPWVTAAGEAEAMCAYLDSQGLVDGCITNDGDAFLYGARTVYRNFNMNSKDPQVDCYRTSRVQTELHLSRENLVGLAILLGCDYIPKGIPGVGKEQAVRLIQMLKGRTLLQRFIQWKEENAGVSAGVVKKVAHCHVCRHPGSAKAHERSGCVLCDSKHFCQPQDFDYQCPCDWHRYEQTRQALSFEANIRKKTLASHQFPFTEIISEFLISKDKPVSHFKRRQPNMLLMQKFAYDKMEWPKHYTSEKVLVLMTYAELMNRKYGREMSSQIKPLRISKPRVRNAIACFEIIWSTPEHYVFPEDRPAEDQHEVRTVEEESLVRVAFPEVVESYLRDKALAEEKKTKKKKPKSKKEKSTDLISDDISDLLAQMTLQRSSNPQPQTLLPPISNTDEPDVVVLDTPVNHKQQRASKEDSLGDCPNIPLSDSEPAAVASPSVSAVISALHLSDIDWDALSFTSSPSPQSAAIHTTEPRVSDTTGSEVEETEGESTKQKTSSDVKEADSRSAPQLCYTDCPLRDRVLMRNTAKAIGQMEMHDDMLSKLLNYELTSVKHTSSKSKPNGQIPGKDSHEESTVNKKEPLTDKRQCATNRLETETHSSKQQLRPAVQAQNKTKDRRNGSQKPPQKYKFVRTAISSSAVPPQRCHSDPVQSDKSAPQTTKKSVCVSVGSSSEESDAENQQFGPQRNAKIKSMNTMKGSFLSGVPLKTASGAKTTKAAAKARAARVRCRWQRD; from the exons ATGGGTGTTCACGATTTGTGGTCTATCGTCGAGCCGGTTTGCGAGTCGGTGCCGGTCTACAGTTTAGGCGGAAAGACGCTGGCAGTCGACCTGAGTTTATGGGTGTGCGAGGCCCAGCACGTCCAGGCAATGATGGGGAGAGTTACCAAACCCCACCTGAG GAATTTATTTTTCAGGGTGTCATCCCTCACGCTTATGGGAGTGAAGCTTGTCTTTGTGATGGAAGGAGAAGCCCCAAAACTTAAAGCAGAAACCATGAGAACGAGGACAGAAACGAGATATGGGGGATTCAAAAAGGCTTCAGCCCCTAAATCCACAACATCGACCAACAGAGGGCGCTTTAAAGCTGTGCTTAGAGAG TGTGCAGAAATGCTGGACTATCTGGGTGTGCCGTGGGTGACAGCTGCTGGGGAAGCTGAGGCCATGTGTGCGTACCTGGACTCACAGGGCCTGGTGGACGGCTGCATTACTAATGATGGAGATGCCTTCTTGTATGGGGCCCGGACTGTTTACAGGAACTTCAACATGAACAGCAAA GACCCTCAGGTGGACTGCTACAGGACCTCCAGGGTCCAAACAGAGTTACATCTCTCCAGAGAGAATCTTGTCGGTCTGGCCATCCTCCTTGGCTGCGATTATATTCCTAAG GGCATACCAGGTGTTGGTAAAGAGCAAGCTGTGAGGCTCATCCAGATGCTGAAAGGACGAACGCTTCTGCAGAG GTTCATCCAGTGGAAGGAGGAGAatgcaggtgtgtctgcaggagtTGTAAAGAAGGTCGCTCACTGCCACGTATGTCGACATCCTG GCTCAGCAAAGGCACATGAGCGCAGTGGCTGTGTGCTTTGCGACagcaaacatttctgtcaacCTCAGGACTTTGACTACCAGTGTCCCTGTGACTGGCACCGCTATGAACAGACCCGCCAGGCCTTGTCTTTTGAGGCAAACATCAGGAA gaAAACGCTGGCAAGTCACCAGTTCCCCTTTACAGAG ATCATTAGTGAGTTCCTGATTTCCAAAGACAAGCCTGTGTCACATTTCAAGAGGAGACAGCCAAATATGCTGCTGATGCAG aaaTTTGCCTACGACAAGATGGAGTGGCCGAAGCACTACACCAGTGAAAAGGTTTTAGTCCTGATGACTTACGCAGAGTTGATGAACAGAAAATATGGAAGAGAAATGTCCTCCCAAATCAAGCCCCTCAG AATCTCGAAACCAAGGGTGAGGAATGCCATCGCTTGCTTTGAAATCATCTGGAGCACACCAG aacattatgTGTTTCCCGAGGATCGGCCTGCAGAGGATCAACACGAGGTGAGGACAGTGGAGGAAGAGTCTCTCGTCCGTGTGGCCTTCCCAGAGGTGGTGGAGAGCTACCTGAGAGACAAAGCTCTGGCTGAAGAGAAAAAGACCAAGA AGAAGAAGCCAAAGAGTAAAAAGGAGAAGTCAACTGATCTGATCTCAGACGATATTTCAGACCTCTTGGCTCAGATGACCCTTCAGAGATCCTCTAACCCTCAGCCACAAACACTGCTACCTCCCATTTCAAACACAGATGAACCAGACGTGGTGGTTTTGGACACTCCAGTGAACCATAAACAGCAGCGGGCGTCAAAAGAAGACAGTCTGGGCGATTGCCCGAATATTCCTCTGTCTGATTCAGAACCAGCAGCTGTGGCCTCgccttctgtctctgctgttatCAGCGCGCTACACCTGAGTGATATTGACTGGGACGCTTTGTCCTTCAcgtcctctccatctccacaaTCAGCTGCAATCCACACCACTGAACCCAGGGTGAGCGACACCACAGGCAGCGAGGTCGAGGAAACGGAGGGCGAGAGCACCAAGCAGAAAACCTCAAGTGACGTCAAAGAAGCAGACTCCAGATCTGCTCCACAGTTGTGCTACACAGACTGTCCTCTAAGGGACAGGGTGTTGATGAGGAACACAGCTAAAGCTATAGGCCAGATGGAGATGCACGATGACATGCTTTCAAAGCTACTAAACTATGAGTTAACCTCTGTCAAACACACCTCTTCTAAGTCAAAACCAAATGGGCAGATCCCCGGTAAAGACAGCCATGAGGAATCTACTGTTAACAAAAAAGAACCGCTCACTGACAAAAGACAGTGTGCAACAAATAGGTTAGAAACAGAAACTCACagttcaaagcagcagctgaggccTGCAGTGCAAGCTCAAAATAAGACAAAGGACAGACGTAATGGCTCCCAAAAGCCGCCTCAGAAATATAAATTTGTCAGAACAGCCATTTCATCATCGGCTGTCCCACCACAGAGGTGCCACTCTGACCCAGTTCAAAGTGACAAAAGCGCGCCGCAGACCACTAAGAAGAGCGTGTGCGTGAGCGTGGGTTCCTCCAGCGAGGAAAGTGACGCAGAGAACCAGCAGTTTGGACCTCAAAGAAACGCTAAAATCAAGTCCATGAACACAATGAAGGGCAGCTTCCTCTCAGGCGTCCCCCTGAAAACAGCTTCTGGAGCGAAAACAACCAAAGCAGCAGCGAAAGCGAGAGCAGCGAGAGTCCGCTGCCGCTGGCAGAGAGACTGA
- the cd164 gene encoding sialomucin core protein 24 isoform X2 translates to MTCQIGSEELPSSNSSIDQERKTGGSRETSEVSFSTFLRRFRLLSRADKSKKLAAAMCSKVVFFAVVVALVGASAATDSDGCSGLACDSCGAKSDCQWVNCTSSFGCHNMTLLGENETCTTLNCSNNATIISTVAPTHSGNMSSTTPSSTSTGTSTGTTSVAPSPDPHKNTFDAASFIGGIVLVLGLQAVIFFLYKFCKSKDRNYHTL, encoded by the exons ATGACCTGTCAAATAGGAAGTGAGGAGCTACcgagcagcaacagcagcatcgACCAGGAACGCAAGACGGGAGGAAGCCGTGAAACCTCCGAAGTCTCATTCTCGACGTTTCTCCGCAGATTTCGTCTTCTCAGTCGAGCAGATAAGAGCAAGAAGTTGGCCGCAGCCATGTGCTCGAAAGTGGTGTTTTTCGCTGTAGTTGTAGCTCTGGTGGGAGCATCAGCCGCAACAGACTCAG ATGGATGTTCCGGTCTGGCATGTGATTCATGTGGAGCCAAGAGTGACTGCCAGTGGGTTAATTGCACAT caTCTTTCGGCTGTCACAACATGACTCTTCTGGGAGAAAACGAGACCTGCACCACTCTTAACTGCTCAA ACAATGCAACCATTATTTCCACCGTTGCCCCCACTCACAGTGGCAACATGTCCTCTACTACTCCATCCTCTACTTCAA CTGGAACCAGCACAGGTACCACATCAGTCGCCCCCTCTCCTGACCCTCACAAGAACACCTTCGACGCTGCGAGCTTCATCGGTGGCATCGTGCTGGTCCTGGGCCTGCAAGCCGTGATCTTCTTCCTCTACAAATTCTGCAAGTCCAAGGACCGTAACTACCACACCCTTTGA
- the ppil6 gene encoding probable inactive peptidyl-prolyl cis-trans isomerase-like 6: MESKTQLEIVGLLTDRNFHAAKSIAEGLKLKFPDAFLDPKIQPLLEFDWHTYLYNKKRELRGEVWQYSSSLMCFLNGLLLGNEMDLASWAKNQWSFTFTRPQAFYMALAQDCYTKHLQKSGHQFVFMDIEIAGEAAGRLLFELFSDVCPKTSKNFEALCTGEQGLSQSGLPLCYKGSVFHRVVPNGWVQGGDISPERKGNGGESIYGPTFEDESFAVSHTKRGTLGMANKGTHTNGSQFYITLQPTPWMDRTYVAFGQVVEGVDVLRRLEEAPTCNERPKYDCKVTACGVFKF, translated from the exons ATGGAGTCAAAAACGCAGCTAGAAATTGTAGGTTTATTAACAGACCGTAACTTCCACGCTGCCAAAAGTATTGCAGAG GGACTAAAACTGAAGTTTCCTGATGCATTTCTGGATCCAAAAATTCAACCACTACTCGAATTTGACTGGCACACATATCTGTACAACAAGAAAAGG GAGCTGCGTGGCGAAGTGTGGCAGTACTCCAGCAGCCTGATGTGCTTTCTGAACGGCCTTCTCCTCGGCAATGAGATGGATCTAGCCAGCTGGGCCAAGAATCAGTGGAGTTTCACCTTCACCCGGCCACAGGCTTTCTACATGGCTCTCGCTCAGGATTGCTACACCAAACACCTCCAGAAAAGTGGG CATCAGTTTGTCTTCATGGATATTGAGATAGCAGGGGAGGCAGCAGGAAGGTTATTGTTTGAG ctGTTCTCAGATGTTTGTCCAAAAACATCAAAGAACTTTGAGGCACTGTGCACAGGAGAGCAAGGTCTGTCACAGAGTGGCCTCCCACTTTGCTATAAGGGCTCTGTGTTTCATCGTGTGGTGCCCAACGGCTGGGTGCAAGGTGGAG ATATTTCTCCAGAAAGGAAAGGTAATGGAGGGGAGTCTATCTATGGACCAACGTTTGAAG ATGAGAGCTTTGCTGTGTCCCATACTAAACGGGGCACTCTGGGAATGGCCAATAAAGGTACCCACACCAATGGATCCCAGTTCTACATCACCCTGCAGCCAACACCCTGGATGGACAGGACCTACGTTGCCTTTGG TCAAGTGGTCGAGGGTGTTGATGTCCTCAGGAGATTAGAAGAAGCTCCAACTTGCAACGAAAGACCCAAGTATGACTGTAAAGTTACAGCTTGTGGAGTGTTTAAGTTTTAG
- the msgn1 gene encoding mesogenin-1, which yields MNVWESRDISNMNLDVVTAQILSEWKTHESASGEDQDSLQSTSPESSMDSMCSSPEMCYSSGHQDMNDFSFGFTGRSAVPTTQRLSKPKMSTKRRMKASEREKMRMRSLAEALHQLRDYLPPDYSKRGQPLTKIQTLKYTIEYINKLSDILSRA from the coding sequence ATGAACGTCTGGGAGTCTCGGGATATTTCTAACATGAACCTGGATGTTGTTACAGCTCAAATACTGTCTGAGTGGAAGACCCATGAGAGTGCGTCTGGGGAGGACCAGGACTCGCTTCAGTCCACCTCACCGGAGTCCTCGATGGACTCCATGTGCTCTTCACCGGAGATGTGCTACTCCAGCGGGCATCAGGACATGAATGATTTCTCTTTCGGCTTCACCGGACGCAGCGCGGTTCCAACTACGCAGAGGCTGAGCAAACCCAAGATGTCTACCAAAAGACGCATGAAGGCCAGCGAGAGGGAGAAGATGCGGATGAGGAGTCTTGCGGAGGCTTTGCACCAGCTCCGCGACTACCTGCCGCCGGATTACAGCAAGAGAGGGCAGCCGCTGACCAAGATACAAACCCTCAAATATACAATTGAATACATCAACAAGCTTTCAGACATCCTGAGCCGCGCGTAA
- the cd164 gene encoding sialomucin core protein 24 isoform X1, translating into MTCQIGSEELPSSNSSIDQERKTGGSRETSEVSFSTFLRRFRLLSRADKSKKLAAAMCSKVVFFAVVVALVGASAATDSDGCSGLACDSCGAKSDCQWVNCTSSFGCHNMTLLGENETCTTLNCSIVDPTTAPTTTTTASATTPPPVTTSPTPVVTATSNSSTTDNATIISTVAPTHSGNMSSTTPSSTSTGTSTGTTSVAPSPDPHKNTFDAASFIGGIVLVLGLQAVIFFLYKFCKSKDRNYHTL; encoded by the exons ATGACCTGTCAAATAGGAAGTGAGGAGCTACcgagcagcaacagcagcatcgACCAGGAACGCAAGACGGGAGGAAGCCGTGAAACCTCCGAAGTCTCATTCTCGACGTTTCTCCGCAGATTTCGTCTTCTCAGTCGAGCAGATAAGAGCAAGAAGTTGGCCGCAGCCATGTGCTCGAAAGTGGTGTTTTTCGCTGTAGTTGTAGCTCTGGTGGGAGCATCAGCCGCAACAGACTCAG ATGGATGTTCCGGTCTGGCATGTGATTCATGTGGAGCCAAGAGTGACTGCCAGTGGGTTAATTGCACAT caTCTTTCGGCTGTCACAACATGACTCTTCTGGGAGAAAACGAGACCTGCACCACTCTTAACTGCTCAA TTGTTGATCCCACAACAGCTccaactacaactacaactgCCTCTGCGACTACTCCCCCTCCCGTTACAACCTCCCCTACCCCTGTTGTCACCGCCACCTCTAACAGCAGCACCACAG ACAATGCAACCATTATTTCCACCGTTGCCCCCACTCACAGTGGCAACATGTCCTCTACTACTCCATCCTCTACTTCAA CTGGAACCAGCACAGGTACCACATCAGTCGCCCCCTCTCCTGACCCTCACAAGAACACCTTCGACGCTGCGAGCTTCATCGGTGGCATCGTGCTGGTCCTGGGCCTGCAAGCCGTGATCTTCTTCCTCTACAAATTCTGCAAGTCCAAGGACCGTAACTACCACACCCTTTGA